One window from the genome of Desulfurella sp. encodes:
- a CDS encoding pyruvate carboxylase, whose product MKIKRLLVANRGEIAIRIFRAATELNIETIGIYSYEDRYSLHRYKCDESYLVGEGKSPVDAYLSMDEIIELAKSKHIDAIHPGYGFLSENPLFAKKCIEAGIIFIGPHFSAIEIFGDKLMAKQTAQKLGIPTIPGSKNCITSINELKEFAQEYGYPILIKATKGGGGRGIRVVEKPQDLESEYLMAKSESLKAFGSDEIIAEKLVKNPKHIEIQILGDKFGNYVHLFERDCSIQRRHQKVVEIAPSLNIPEVLLQSMYSDSIKFAKETKLYNAATFEYLVDEEKKHYYFLEVNPRLQVEHTVTEMITGIDIVQSQIKIASDQPLKDILGTQENIHKKGYAFQCRITTEDPQNNFFPDTGKIEAYRSPAGFGIRLDAASAYTGALITPFYDSLLVKITAFGLTFEEAAKKMHRALREFRIRGIKNNLRFLENLVSNKDFLKGDFNVHFLETHPEIFRFEKPRDRISKLLRFLGNNIVNKPNGEAKNIVFPTIVKPKAQGKIPEALRDVLLREGPKSFIEKVKSSKEVLFCDTTFRDAHQSLLATRMRTKDLLEISDFVARKMNKLFSIEMWGGATFDVCYRFLKEDPWERLDMLRQKIPNIPFQMLLRGANAVGYTNYPDNVVKAFIREAVDSGIDVFRIFDCFNWTDQMAIAMEEVKKLDRICEAAISYTDDVLSPKNNKYTLSYYVDLAKKLEKMGADIIAIKDMAGLLKPYAAKVLFKTLSQEVGLPLHFHTHNTSGNAESSVLCAIESGAKIIDAAVSSMSGLTSQPSLNSIVAALKNTPNESSLNQEDLDTVANYFEKVRPYYFMFESGLKAPTAEVYEHEIPGGQYSNLRPQVISLGLLDKWDDIKKMYKQVNDALGNLIKVTPSSKVVGDLALFLVRNNLTIEDFKNNADKLSLPQSVVDFFKGYLGQPYGGFDKELQEKVLKGEKPLTVRPGEILPEYNFNQAQETMKNIVGSDIEFREIVSYALYGKVIEDYFNFNKDYGDVWVLSTKDFFFPLNVGEETVINLEEGKTIFVKLIAVGEADSKGQRILTFEVNGESRFVTVKDLNLQATLKQNLKGDKKNPNHVIATMPGKISKILVKEGDFVNKNQPVCITEAMKMETKIVALKEGKVKNILLKEGDTIEEQDLIIELE is encoded by the coding sequence ATGAAAATTAAACGGTTACTTGTAGCAAACCGAGGTGAAATAGCCATAAGAATTTTTAGAGCTGCAACAGAACTAAACATTGAAACAATTGGTATCTACTCTTACGAAGATCGCTACTCCTTACATCGCTACAAATGTGATGAATCCTATCTTGTTGGTGAAGGTAAAAGCCCCGTTGATGCATATTTATCAATGGATGAAATTATTGAACTTGCAAAATCAAAACATATAGATGCAATTCATCCAGGATACGGCTTTTTAAGCGAAAACCCTTTATTTGCTAAAAAATGTATAGAAGCGGGTATCATATTTATCGGACCACACTTTAGCGCTATAGAAATTTTTGGCGATAAATTAATGGCAAAACAAACAGCACAGAAATTAGGCATACCTACAATACCAGGTTCTAAAAACTGTATTACAAGCATAAACGAATTAAAAGAGTTTGCTCAAGAGTATGGTTATCCTATCTTAATCAAAGCTACAAAAGGTGGTGGTGGTAGAGGCATAAGGGTGGTTGAAAAACCTCAAGATTTAGAATCAGAATACCTAATGGCAAAATCAGAAAGCCTAAAGGCGTTTGGTAGTGATGAAATTATAGCTGAAAAATTAGTAAAAAATCCTAAACATATAGAAATTCAGATTTTAGGTGATAAATTTGGCAACTATGTACATTTGTTTGAAAGGGACTGTTCCATTCAGCGCAGACATCAAAAAGTAGTAGAAATTGCACCATCTCTAAATATACCAGAGGTGTTGTTACAATCAATGTATTCAGATTCAATAAAGTTTGCAAAAGAAACAAAACTCTACAATGCAGCTACATTTGAATATCTGGTTGATGAAGAAAAAAAGCACTATTACTTTTTGGAAGTAAATCCGAGATTGCAGGTAGAGCATACAGTAACTGAGATGATTACGGGTATAGATATTGTTCAATCCCAGATAAAAATTGCAAGCGATCAGCCACTTAAAGACATTTTAGGCACACAAGAAAATATACACAAAAAAGGATATGCTTTTCAGTGTCGCATAACGACAGAAGACCCACAAAACAACTTTTTCCCTGACACTGGTAAAATTGAAGCCTACAGATCACCCGCAGGATTTGGTATAAGGCTTGATGCTGCAAGCGCGTATACTGGAGCATTAATCACACCATTTTACGATTCGCTCCTTGTAAAAATTACGGCTTTTGGTTTAACATTCGAAGAAGCTGCAAAAAAAATGCACAGGGCGCTTAGGGAATTTAGAATTAGAGGTATTAAAAACAACTTAAGATTTTTGGAAAATCTCGTGTCAAACAAAGACTTTTTAAAAGGCGATTTTAATGTTCATTTTTTAGAAACACATCCAGAAATATTTAGATTTGAAAAACCAAGAGATAGAATCAGCAAACTTCTAAGGTTTTTAGGTAATAATATTGTTAACAAACCAAATGGTGAAGCGAAAAATATTGTTTTTCCAACAATAGTAAAGCCAAAAGCTCAAGGCAAAATACCAGAAGCTTTAAGGGATGTACTATTAAGAGAAGGCCCAAAAAGCTTTATTGAAAAAGTAAAATCATCAAAAGAAGTTTTATTTTGCGATACAACTTTTAGAGATGCTCACCAATCATTGCTTGCCACCAGGATGCGCACAAAAGATCTACTTGAGATTTCTGATTTTGTTGCAAGAAAAATGAACAAGCTGTTTTCAATTGAAATGTGGGGCGGTGCTACATTTGATGTATGCTACAGGTTTTTGAAAGAAGATCCCTGGGAAAGACTCGACATGTTACGCCAAAAAATCCCAAACATACCATTCCAAATGCTTTTAAGGGGTGCAAATGCCGTAGGATACACAAATTATCCAGACAATGTTGTAAAAGCCTTTATTAGAGAAGCTGTTGATAGCGGGATTGATGTATTTAGGATTTTTGACTGCTTCAACTGGACAGATCAGATGGCAATTGCCATGGAAGAAGTAAAAAAACTAGATAGAATCTGTGAAGCTGCTATTTCTTACACTGATGATGTGTTATCGCCAAAAAACAATAAATACACCCTCTCCTACTATGTAGATCTTGCAAAAAAACTTGAAAAAATGGGTGCAGATATTATAGCAATAAAAGATATGGCGGGGCTTTTAAAACCATATGCAGCCAAAGTCTTATTTAAAACGCTAAGTCAAGAAGTAGGCTTACCACTACATTTTCATACACACAATACTTCAGGTAATGCTGAAAGCTCTGTTTTGTGTGCCATAGAATCTGGTGCAAAAATAATAGATGCTGCGGTTAGTTCTATGAGTGGTCTAACCAGTCAGCCTTCGCTAAACTCCATAGTTGCAGCACTTAAAAACACTCCAAACGAATCTAGTCTAAACCAGGAAGATTTAGATACTGTTGCCAATTACTTTGAAAAGGTAAGACCTTACTACTTTATGTTTGAAAGTGGTCTAAAAGCACCAACAGCAGAAGTATATGAACACGAAATACCCGGAGGTCAGTATAGCAATTTAAGGCCACAGGTTATAAGTTTAGGTTTGCTTGACAAATGGGACGATATCAAAAAAATGTATAAACAGGTAAATGATGCATTGGGCAATTTGATTAAAGTAACACCTTCTTCAAAAGTAGTTGGAGATTTGGCGCTATTTTTGGTTAGAAACAATTTAACTATTGAAGATTTCAAAAATAATGCTGATAAACTTTCACTTCCTCAAAGCGTTGTGGATTTTTTTAAAGGCTACCTTGGACAGCCCTACGGTGGTTTTGACAAAGAATTGCAAGAAAAGGTATTAAAAGGTGAAAAACCGCTAACCGTTAGACCTGGCGAAATATTGCCTGAATATAACTTTAATCAGGCACAAGAAACAATGAAAAATATTGTTGGAAGCGATATAGAGTTTAGAGAAATTGTCTCATACGCTTTGTATGGCAAAGTTATAGAAGATTACTTTAATTTTAATAAAGATTATGGCGACGTATGGGTACTGTCTACTAAAGACTTTTTCTTTCCTTTAAATGTAGGTGAAGAAACTGTAATTAACCTTGAAGAAGGAAAAACAATTTTTGTAAAACTTATTGCCGTAGGAGAAGCGGATTCTAAAGGCCAGAGAATACTTACTTTTGAAGTAAATGGTGAATCAAGATTTGTTACAGTAAAAGATTTGAATCTTCAAGCTACATTAAAACAAAACCTAAAAGGCGACAAAAAAAATCCAAATCATGTAATTGCCACAATGCCTGGAAAAATATCTAAAATACTTGTAAAAGAAGGTGATTTTGTTAACAAAAACCAGCCTGTGTGCATTACTGAAGCAATGA
- the metE gene encoding 5-methyltetrahydropteroyltriglutamate--homocysteine S-methyltransferase produces the protein MFRTTASYFPRIGLKREYKQNLESYWEKKISKEEFVSNMQEIQKYRLDVYSKSGLDYIVCNDFTYYDFMLDLSFMFGCIPERFSHIQDELDLYFAMARGDSKAQAQEMTKWFDTNYHYIVPEFDGNFELKNNTVLKNWLGDKKLGYDTTPVIIGPFTFISLGKINDNNKWLKPLQTKEFRSLLLNIAKQYNALLIQLQENGVKRVCFDEPAFVLDYDKSFLKDIFDAYEIVKKNIFLDITLNSYYESLSYFNEIIENINFDTLGLDFTFRENVENIIKFGLPKDKKIQIGLIGTRHPFKDNLNEAKQLVELVQKKLSLSSDQVILSTSGPLMHLPISLELEDFDPKISNKLLFAKEKLQHLNLLKNILNGRLDYDFQDEQLEKDENYEETLLTIKNLNPKRAHPFKLRYIEQVKSLNLPKFPTTTIGSFPQTKELRQKRSYFLSGKISENEYNQYINDQIKYVVKLQEDLGLDVLVHGEFERSDMVEFFAQKLEGFLCTKHGWVISYGSRAIRPPIIYGKVKRTKPMTIKEIVYAQSLTKKPLKGMLTGPITILNWSFTRPNVPKEVIAYEIALALKEEVMDLQKANIKIIQIDEPAFREGLPLKESKKKDYLEFASKIFRFVVEDVDKLTQIHTHMCYSEFDEIVNYIYKMDADCISIEASRSKGDIISSFEKFKYDHAIGLGVWDIHSPRVPSVEEMLEIAERSFKYIDKNLFWINPDCGLKTRKYEEVIPSLKNMIEAARILRKKYGEKIEGVL, from the coding sequence ATGTTTAGGACAACGGCTAGTTATTTCCCAAGAATTGGTTTAAAAAGAGAATACAAACAAAACCTTGAATCGTATTGGGAAAAAAAGATTTCAAAAGAAGAATTTGTAAGCAATATGCAAGAAATCCAAAAATACCGCCTTGATGTATACAGCAAAAGCGGTCTTGATTATATTGTTTGCAATGATTTTACTTATTATGATTTTATGCTTGATTTAAGCTTTATGTTTGGTTGTATACCTGAGCGTTTTTCACACATTCAAGATGAACTAGATTTGTACTTTGCCATGGCAAGAGGGGACTCAAAAGCTCAAGCGCAGGAAATGACAAAATGGTTTGATACTAATTATCATTATATTGTTCCTGAATTTGATGGTAATTTTGAGCTTAAAAATAATACGGTGTTAAAAAACTGGCTTGGAGATAAAAAGCTTGGATATGATACTACACCTGTTATTATTGGACCATTTACATTTATAAGTTTGGGAAAAATTAACGATAACAACAAATGGCTTAAACCATTGCAAACTAAAGAATTTAGAAGTTTGCTTTTGAATATTGCAAAGCAATATAATGCTTTGCTTATTCAGCTTCAAGAAAATGGTGTAAAAAGGGTATGCTTTGATGAGCCAGCTTTTGTTCTCGATTATGATAAAAGTTTTTTAAAAGACATATTCGATGCTTACGAAATAGTCAAAAAAAACATTTTTTTAGATATAACACTTAATTCTTACTACGAAAGTTTATCTTATTTTAATGAAATTATTGAAAACATTAATTTTGATACATTGGGTCTTGATTTTACTTTTAGAGAAAATGTCGAAAATATTATTAAATTTGGCTTACCTAAAGACAAAAAAATTCAAATAGGCCTGATTGGCACAAGACATCCCTTTAAAGACAACTTAAACGAAGCAAAACAACTTGTAGAACTTGTACAGAAAAAACTAAGCTTATCATCGGATCAAGTAATTTTGAGCACATCTGGGCCTTTAATGCATTTGCCCATTAGCCTCGAATTAGAAGATTTTGATCCGAAAATATCAAATAAACTATTATTTGCTAAAGAAAAACTCCAACACTTAAACTTGCTAAAAAATATATTAAATGGAAGATTAGATTATGACTTTCAAGACGAGCAATTAGAAAAAGACGAAAACTATGAAGAAACTCTGTTAACTATAAAAAATTTAAACCCAAAAAGAGCTCATCCATTTAAATTACGCTACATTGAACAGGTAAAATCACTAAATCTACCAAAGTTTCCTACAACTACGATTGGTAGTTTTCCCCAAACCAAAGAGTTAAGGCAAAAAAGATCCTATTTTTTGTCAGGTAAAATAAGCGAAAACGAATACAATCAATACATCAATGATCAGATAAAGTATGTAGTAAAGCTACAAGAAGATTTAGGTCTTGATGTGCTGGTTCACGGAGAGTTTGAAAGAAGCGATATGGTAGAATTTTTTGCCCAAAAATTAGAAGGTTTTTTGTGCACAAAACACGGTTGGGTTATTTCTTATGGTTCAAGAGCAATAAGACCTCCTATTATTTATGGTAAAGTAAAAAGAACCAAACCTATGACAATAAAAGAGATAGTCTATGCTCAAAGCTTAACAAAAAAGCCTCTAAAAGGCATGCTAACAGGGCCAATTACAATTCTTAATTGGTCGTTTACAAGGCCTAATGTTCCAAAAGAAGTAATCGCTTACGAAATAGCACTTGCTTTAAAAGAAGAAGTAATGGATTTACAAAAAGCCAATATAAAGATTATACAAATTGATGAGCCAGCATTTAGAGAAGGTTTGCCTTTAAAAGAATCAAAGAAAAAGGATTATCTTGAGTTTGCAAGTAAAATTTTTAGATTTGTTGTTGAAGATGTTGACAAATTAACTCAAATTCATACACATATGTGTTACTCTGAGTTTGATGAAATTGTTAACTACATTTATAAAATGGATGCAGACTGCATATCTATAGAAGCATCTCGCAGTAAAGGTGATATAATTTCAAGTTTTGAAAAATTTAAATATGATCATGCAATCGGGCTTGGCGTGTGGGATATTCATTCTCCACGTGTGCCTTCTGTGGAAGAAATGCTAGAAATAGCAGAAAGGTCGTTTAAGTATATAGATAAAAATCTTTTTTGGATAAACCCTGATTGTGGTTTAAAAACAAGAAAATATGAAGAAGTAATACCTTCATTAAAAAACATGATTGAAGCTGCAAGAATTTTAAGAAAAAAATATGGAGAAAAAATAGAGGGGGTTTTATGA
- a CDS encoding C-GCAxxG-C-C family protein, with amino-acid sequence MDEKISRKNFLTKASIVGIGTLVGGFATQIANADKTQNWSANKWPWPYVELDPKTTAQIAYEEWYRLWCGGTVIYSVFHQLAQKVGEPYKSFPIDPFAIFEGGLAGWGTLCGSVNGAAVVASCIIGPMTQEGCEDGHIIASNMLDWYSHADMPIFVPKNPKANKKTIVHTVSESPLCHISVGKWMHASGYPINSPERKDRCARVAASVAYKLVEELNKWHRGEYDENIAWFAPKKVGITAQFNCAECHGAKIPKPPTPLKKL; translated from the coding sequence ATGGACGAAAAAATCTCACGAAAAAATTTTTTGACAAAAGCTAGTATTGTTGGTATTGGCACATTGGTGGGTGGATTTGCTACACAAATTGCAAATGCTGACAAAACACAAAACTGGAGCGCAAACAAGTGGCCATGGCCTTACGTAGAGCTTGATCCAAAAACAACTGCTCAAATTGCTTATGAAGAGTGGTATAGGCTTTGGTGTGGCGGTACAGTAATTTATAGTGTTTTCCATCAGTTAGCGCAAAAAGTTGGTGAGCCTTACAAATCATTTCCTATTGATCCTTTTGCAATATTTGAAGGCGGTCTGGCAGGCTGGGGAACATTGTGCGGTTCTGTAAACGGTGCAGCTGTTGTTGCAAGCTGTATAATTGGACCTATGACACAGGAAGGCTGTGAAGACGGACATATTATTGCTTCAAATATGCTTGATTGGTACTCACATGCGGATATGCCAATTTTTGTCCCCAAAAACCCAAAAGCAAATAAAAAAACAATCGTACATACTGTAAGCGAATCTCCACTATGTCATATTAGCGTAGGAAAATGGATGCATGCAAGTGGCTACCCAATAAATAGCCCAGAGCGCAAAGACAGATGTGCTAGAGTAGCTGCAAGTGTAGCATATAAATTAGTTGAAGAATTAAATAAATGGCACAGAGGCGAATATGATGAAAATATTGCCTGGTTTGCCCCAAAGAAAGTTGGAATTACAGCACAATTTAACTGTGCAGAATGTCATGGTGCAAAAATCCCAAAACCTCCAACACCATTAAAAAAACTTTAG
- a CDS encoding anaerobic ribonucleoside-triphosphate reductase activating protein, which produces MKIAGIQKASFIDYPDKIASVLFCPFCNLRCPYCHNPELVFFKGNTLDEFSVLSFLQSRIGKIEAVVITGGEPTLQKDLPEFITKIKRMGYLVKLDTNGHCPDVLADTINLVDVIAIDLKATCEKYKTFGGDCEKLKESFELLKHFQGHLIIRTTMYPSFTSKADIEEMNKLIPEGLKHERQFNEYRDSVTLEKFLA; this is translated from the coding sequence ATGAAGATAGCAGGAATTCAAAAGGCAAGTTTTATAGATTATCCAGATAAAATTGCATCCGTGCTATTTTGCCCTTTCTGCAATTTAAGATGCCCATACTGCCATAATCCTGAACTTGTATTTTTTAAAGGTAATACTTTAGATGAGTTTAGTGTACTGTCTTTTTTGCAAAGCAGAATTGGCAAAATTGAAGCGGTTGTTATAACAGGCGGTGAACCTACACTTCAAAAAGATTTGCCTGAGTTTATAACTAAAATCAAAAGGATGGGTTATCTGGTAAAACTTGATACAAATGGTCATTGCCCTGATGTTTTGGCCGATACAATTAATCTTGTAGATGTAATTGCAATTGATTTAAAAGCAACATGTGAAAAATACAAAACATTTGGCGGTGATTGTGAAAAACTAAAAGAATCCTTTGAGTTACTAAAGCATTTTCAAGGACATTTAATTATCCGCACCACAATGTATCCTTCCTTTACTTCTAAAGCTGACATAGAAGAAATGAATAAACTTATACCAGAAGGATTAAAACACGAAAGACAGTTTAATGAGTATAGAGATTCAGTGACACTGGAAAAGTTTTTAGCCTGA
- a CDS encoding ribonucleoside triphosphate reductase, which translates to MKTNIASINLREFFSNVVVVKRDHSKVTFDKSKIENAIRKAFLATNEEDYSTLVTNNVLFSLKRKFANLKEINIEDIQDTVEEELIKLGFAKVAKAYILYREKRAISRDTKKALFDVEKTVSEYVDQTDWRIKENSNTTFSYPGLYLHLAGSVLANYVLNNIYPKEVSEAHTNGAIHIHDLSHGIVAYCAGWSLMDLISRGFGGVEGKITAKPARHLSALTGQMVNFLGVMQMEFAGAQAFNSVDTLLAPFVRADKLDYNEVKQLIQQMVFAMNVPSRWGSQPPFINFTFDWIVPNDLKDKPAIVGDELIGVYGDYQKEMDMINRAFLETMLEGDAQGRIFSFPIPTYNITKDFNWDGPNVDLLLKATAKYGLPYFQNFVSSSLNPGDVRSMCCRLQLDLRELKNRGGGLFGSSDKTGSIGVVTINLPRIGYQSKTKDEYFANLKHMMDIAKTSLEIKRKVVEQNLKNGLMPYTLAYLGHFNNHFSTIGIVGMHESLLNFMGKGIQTKEGQIFAIEVLEFMRETLRKYQQETGNLYNLEATPAEGTSYRLAYKDKQLYPDIKQSGESDPYYTNSTFLPVNYTDDPFEVLDHQSPLQVLYTSGTVVHIFLQEKPQEDALKSFIKKAFENYPIPYMTITPTFSICKTHGYIAGEHFNCPICGEETEVYSRVVGYYRPVQNWNKGKQEEFKQRLEYSL; encoded by the coding sequence ATGAAAACAAACATAGCAAGCATTAATTTGAGAGAATTTTTTAGCAATGTAGTTGTAGTTAAAAGGGATCACTCTAAAGTTACTTTTGATAAGTCCAAGATAGAGAATGCTATTAGAAAGGCATTTTTAGCGACGAATGAAGAAGATTATTCAACACTTGTTACAAACAATGTTCTTTTTAGTTTAAAAAGAAAGTTTGCAAACCTTAAAGAAATTAACATTGAAGACATTCAAGACACTGTCGAAGAAGAACTTATAAAGCTAGGATTTGCTAAAGTTGCTAAAGCGTATATTCTCTACAGAGAAAAGCGTGCTATATCAAGGGATACAAAAAAAGCCCTTTTTGATGTTGAAAAAACAGTAAGCGAGTATGTAGATCAAACCGATTGGCGCATAAAAGAAAATTCAAATACAACATTCAGTTACCCTGGTCTTTATTTACATTTGGCTGGAAGCGTTTTAGCAAACTATGTGCTAAACAATATTTATCCAAAAGAAGTATCAGAAGCACACACAAACGGTGCTATTCACATACACGATTTGTCGCACGGTATTGTTGCGTATTGTGCTGGATGGTCTTTAATGGACTTAATATCAAGGGGATTTGGCGGTGTCGAAGGCAAAATTACAGCAAAACCAGCAAGACATTTATCTGCACTTACTGGGCAAATGGTTAATTTTTTGGGCGTAATGCAAATGGAATTTGCAGGCGCTCAGGCATTTAACTCTGTTGATACGCTACTTGCACCTTTTGTAAGGGCTGATAAGCTTGATTACAATGAAGTCAAACAGTTAATCCAACAGATGGTATTTGCAATGAATGTGCCAAGCAGGTGGGGTTCACAGCCGCCATTTATCAACTTTACATTTGACTGGATAGTGCCAAATGATTTAAAAGACAAACCAGCCATAGTAGGTGATGAGTTAATTGGCGTATATGGAGATTACCAAAAAGAAATGGATATGATAAATAGAGCATTTTTAGAAACAATGCTTGAAGGAGATGCTCAAGGCAGAATATTTTCTTTTCCTATACCAACGTACAATATTACAAAAGATTTTAACTGGGATGGACCAAATGTTGATTTGCTACTTAAAGCTACAGCAAAATACGGTTTGCCGTATTTTCAAAATTTTGTCTCAAGCAGTCTAAACCCTGGCGATGTAAGAAGTATGTGCTGCAGATTGCAGCTGGATTTAAGAGAACTTAAAAATAGGGGCGGCGGTCTTTTTGGATCAAGTGATAAAACAGGATCAATCGGTGTTGTAACGATAAACTTGCCACGTATAGGATACCAGTCAAAAACAAAAGATGAGTATTTTGCCAATTTAAAACACATGATGGATATAGCCAAAACATCGCTTGAAATCAAACGCAAAGTAGTAGAGCAAAACTTAAAAAACGGTCTTATGCCTTATACTTTAGCATACCTTGGACACTTCAACAATCATTTTTCAACAATAGGTATTGTAGGTATGCATGAGTCTTTATTAAACTTTATGGGAAAAGGTATTCAAACTAAAGAAGGTCAAATTTTTGCCATAGAAGTTCTTGAATTTATGAGGGAAACATTAAGAAAGTATCAACAAGAAACAGGCAATCTCTATAACCTTGAAGCAACGCCTGCAGAAGGTACATCTTATAGACTTGCCTACAAAGACAAACAATTGTATCCAGACATAAAACAATCAGGTGAATCAGATCCATACTATACAAACTCTACATTTTTGCCAGTAAACTACACGGATGACCCGTTTGAAGTATTGGATCATCAATCACCCTTGCAGGTATTATACACATCCGGAACTGTGGTGCATATATTTCTGCAGGAAAAACCGCAGGAAGATGCGCTAAAGAGTTTTATTAAAAAAGCTTTTGAAAATTATCCAATACCGTATATGACAATAACACCTACATTTTCAATATGCAAAACTCATGGATACATAGCTGGCGAGCATTTTAACTGCCCAATCTGTGGCGAAGAAACAGAAGTGTATTCAAGAGTAGTGGGCTATTACAGGCCAGTCCAAAACTGGAACAAAGGCAAACAGGAAGAGTTTAAACAACGTTTGGAATACAGTTTATGA
- the nrdR gene encoding transcriptional regulator NrdR gives MRCPFCKASDTRVIDSRVIEDGKVIKRRRVCDECGSRFNTYERIENIPIVVIKNDGSKELFEKEKIIKGIVKAINKRPLTYDDAEKIANDIEDYIKAKELYEINSKDIGNLVMDALKKLDQVSYVRFASVYKKFADAEDFIELLKEFKNK, from the coding sequence ATGCGTTGTCCGTTTTGTAAAGCATCTGATACACGTGTTATTGATAGCCGTGTTATAGAAGATGGTAAAGTTATAAAGCGCAGAAGGGTTTGCGATGAATGTGGAAGCAGATTTAACACCTATGAGCGTATCGAGAATATACCTATAGTTGTTATAAAAAATGATGGCTCAAAAGAGCTTTTTGAAAAAGAAAAAATTATAAAAGGCATAGTAAAAGCCATAAATAAAAGACCCCTTACATACGATGATGCAGAAAAAATTGCAAATGACATAGAAGACTATATAAAAGCAAAAGAACTTTATGAAATAAACTCAAAAGACATTGGAAATCTGGTAATGGATGCACTTAAAAAACTTGATCAGGTAAGTTATGTAAGGTTCGCTTCCGTGTATAAAAAATTTGCTGATGCAGAAGATTTTATTGAGCTTTTAAAAGAATTTAAAAATAAATAA
- a CDS encoding 4Fe-4S dicluster domain-containing protein — translation MNRKDFLKGIAGSIAVFSFIPLPIVFEKKYEWNTFNPIKDARPKKEHAYAMVIVQDRCIGCKACEVACKKTWHIPENPQDYRTKVLYIGKAQSDSYKISWLPILCNQCDNPPCVWVCPTGASYKRKSDGIVLVDFDKCIGCKACMEACPYDARYYNEELGSVDKCTFCLPRLEKGLLPACVEACPMHARNFGDLNDKDSIVSRLLKEATLYHVLKQTDGTLPNVYYTQDIPT, via the coding sequence ATGAACAGAAAAGATTTTTTAAAGGGTATAGCCGGCAGTATTGCTGTTTTTTCATTTATACCGTTGCCAATTGTATTTGAGAAAAAATACGAATGGAATACATTTAATCCAATAAAAGACGCAAGACCAAAAAAAGAACACGCGTATGCTATGGTAATTGTACAGGATAGATGCATAGGGTGCAAAGCTTGCGAAGTTGCCTGCAAAAAAACATGGCATATACCAGAAAACCCACAGGACTATAGAACTAAAGTATTATACATAGGCAAAGCCCAAAGTGACAGTTACAAAATTTCATGGCTTCCAATTTTATGTAACCAATGCGATAATCCTCCATGCGTATGGGTATGCCCAACGGGTGCAAGCTACAAACGAAAAAGTGATGGTATAGTCCTTGTTGATTTTGATAAGTGTATAGGCTGTAAAGCGTGTATGGAAGCTTGCCCTTATGATGCTAGATACTACAATGAAGAATTAGGTTCTGTTGATAAATGTACATTTTGCTTGCCAAGATTAGAAAAAGGCTTACTTCCAGCATGCGTAGAAGCCTGCCCAATGCATGCAAGAAACTTTGGTGATTTAAATGACAAAGATTCAATCGTATCAAGACTACTCAAAGAAGCTACTTTATACCATGTTTTAAAACAAACGGATGGCACATTGCCAAATGTTTACTACACTCAAGATATCCCTACCTAA